The following coding sequences are from one Archangium lipolyticum window:
- the tgt gene encoding tRNA guanosine(34) transglycosylase Tgt: MGEPRKEKGDTRVPPSLVRYELLHEDASGSRARRGRLHTPHGLIETPIFMPVGTVGSVKGVGPDELLTLDAQIILGNTYHLMLRPGDDLVGEMGGLHRFISWDRPMLTDSGGFQVFSLAEKRKITEEGAAFQSHLDGRHIMLSPERSIEIQETLGADIIMAFDECPPSTEDRAYMEKSLARTTRWLHRCVKAWSRERSSLFGIVQGGLNKDLRKAHAEEVCAVDLPGYALGGFSVGETPEAMHEGVAFSAPLLPRDKPRYLMGVGTPVDLVTCVEHGVDMFDCVLPTRCARNGLLFTSEGKVVIRNAAYAKDPRPADPACTCYTCRNFSRSYLRHLFVAGEILAMRLNTLHNLHYFLTLMKDVRQAIAEDRYTSFARDFREKARAQEAERTQKK; encoded by the coding sequence ATGGGAGAGCCGCGCAAGGAGAAGGGTGACACCCGGGTTCCACCGAGCCTGGTGCGCTATGAGCTGCTGCACGAGGACGCCTCGGGCTCGCGCGCCCGCCGGGGACGGCTGCACACCCCCCATGGTCTCATCGAGACGCCCATCTTCATGCCCGTGGGCACCGTGGGCAGCGTCAAGGGCGTGGGCCCGGATGAGCTGCTGACGCTCGATGCTCAAATCATCCTCGGCAACACCTACCACCTGATGCTCCGGCCCGGAGACGACCTGGTGGGGGAGATGGGCGGCCTGCACCGCTTCATCTCCTGGGACCGCCCCATGCTCACCGACAGCGGCGGCTTCCAGGTCTTCAGCCTCGCCGAGAAGCGCAAAATCACCGAGGAGGGCGCGGCCTTCCAGTCGCACCTGGACGGGCGCCACATCATGCTGTCCCCCGAGCGCTCCATCGAAATCCAGGAGACGCTCGGCGCCGACATCATCATGGCCTTCGACGAGTGCCCGCCCTCCACCGAGGACCGGGCCTACATGGAGAAGTCCCTGGCGCGCACCACGCGCTGGCTGCACCGGTGCGTGAAGGCCTGGAGCCGCGAGCGCTCCTCTCTCTTCGGCATCGTCCAGGGCGGCCTGAACAAGGATCTGCGCAAGGCCCATGCCGAGGAGGTGTGCGCGGTGGACCTGCCGGGCTACGCGCTCGGCGGTTTCTCGGTGGGTGAGACTCCCGAGGCCATGCACGAGGGCGTGGCCTTCTCCGCTCCGCTGCTCCCCCGGGACAAGCCGCGCTACCTCATGGGCGTGGGCACGCCCGTGGACCTGGTCACCTGCGTGGAGCACGGGGTGGACATGTTCGATTGCGTGCTGCCCACCCGCTGCGCGCGCAACGGCCTGCTCTTCACCTCCGAGGGCAAGGTCGTCATCCGCAACGCCGCCTACGCCAAGGATCCCCGGCCGGCCGACCCGGCGTGCACCTGCTACACCTGCCGCAACTTCAGCCGCTCCTACCTGCGTCACCTCTTCGTGGCGGGTGAAATCCTCGCCATGCGGCTCAACACCCTCCACAACCTCCACTACTTCCTCACCCTGATGAAGGACGTGCGCCAGGCCATCGCCGAGGACCGGTACACCTCCTTCGCCCGCGACTTCCGGGAGAAGGCCCGGGCCCAGGAGGCCGAGCGCACCCAGAAGAAGTGA
- the yajC gene encoding preprotein translocase subunit YajC: protein MADSFLILAQAAGGPGGMMNIVFIIGLFAIMYFVMIRPQQKQMKAHRELLSGLKKGDEVITQGGIIGRIQVVSEREVTLEVATGVRIRVLKSSVAGRFAVSEPAAKTEEKKEEK from the coding sequence GTGGCAGACAGCTTTCTGATCCTCGCCCAGGCAGCGGGCGGACCCGGCGGGATGATGAACATCGTCTTCATCATCGGCCTGTTCGCCATCATGTATTTCGTGATGATTCGCCCCCAGCAGAAGCAGATGAAGGCGCACCGCGAGCTGCTCTCCGGGCTGAAGAAGGGTGATGAGGTCATCACCCAGGGTGGAATCATCGGGCGCATCCAGGTCGTCTCCGAGCGCGAGGTGACGCTCGAGGTGGCCACCGGGGTACGCATCCGCGTGCTCAAGTCGTCCGTGGCGGGCAGGTTCGCGGTGAGCGAGCCGGCCGCCAAGACCGAAGAGAAGAAGGAGGAGAAGTAA
- the secD gene encoding protein translocase subunit SecD, with protein sequence MDRGWYWRLGLVIGVTLLTVWFLIPSYYSMFVLDKSERNNLALLEERLPKWAPPAKYRINLGLDLQGGIHMVMRVDTNTALQKRTERRGDQIARYINDKQLGQVSVDTDPQALQLTLTAQDPATMDAIEKEVLATFTDFVRVGRDGAKLTLAPDEGQVNRFREESVDQAMLVIRRRIDKWGVAEVDVRKLGTDAIQISLPGRNDPEQAKELVGTTAQLEFRMVDDTTDFFGQVIQQNPPPEGSNITLTNTEGFPQLQGPDREALLAYFKDKTPENREVLLECVPSATKKGVCDSYRTFLVEKEVPLTGESLTGADASLSQLNEPEVNVSFDAAGAREFEQLTEKGTGRRMAIVLDDYVQSAPRINERIGGGRARITMGRAGGRPLQEWLSDAQTLALALKAGALPAPVTTGEIRQVGASLGDELIRKGSLAAALGVLCVIAFMAFYYKGAGIIADVALLLNGLLILGGLALFNATLTLPGLAGFVLTLGVAVDANVLINERIREELGHGKTARAAVDQGYDRAFWTIFDAHVTALIAGFILFFTGTGPIRGFATTLIIGLLASLFTSILVTRVMMTYFVHGRNAQTVSV encoded by the coding sequence ATGGACCGCGGCTGGTACTGGAGGTTGGGCCTGGTCATCGGCGTGACGCTGCTGACCGTGTGGTTCCTGATCCCCTCCTATTATTCGATGTTCGTGCTCGACAAGAGCGAGCGCAACAACCTGGCGCTGCTCGAGGAGCGCCTGCCCAAGTGGGCTCCCCCCGCGAAGTACCGCATCAACCTGGGGCTGGACCTGCAGGGCGGCATCCACATGGTGATGCGGGTGGACACCAATACGGCGCTCCAGAAGCGGACCGAGCGCCGGGGTGATCAGATCGCCCGCTACATCAACGACAAGCAGCTGGGCCAGGTGTCCGTGGATACGGATCCCCAGGCGCTCCAGCTCACGCTGACGGCGCAGGATCCGGCCACCATGGACGCCATCGAGAAGGAGGTGCTCGCCACCTTCACCGACTTCGTCCGGGTGGGGCGTGACGGGGCGAAGCTGACGCTCGCTCCCGACGAGGGCCAGGTGAACCGCTTCCGCGAGGAGTCGGTGGACCAGGCGATGCTCGTCATCCGCCGCCGCATCGACAAGTGGGGCGTGGCCGAGGTGGACGTGCGCAAGCTGGGCACCGACGCCATCCAGATCTCCCTGCCGGGCCGCAATGATCCCGAGCAGGCCAAGGAGCTGGTGGGCACCACGGCGCAGCTCGAGTTCCGCATGGTGGACGACACCACCGACTTCTTCGGGCAGGTCATCCAGCAGAATCCTCCTCCGGAGGGCAGCAACATCACGCTGACCAACACCGAGGGCTTCCCGCAGCTGCAGGGCCCCGACCGCGAGGCGCTGCTGGCCTACTTCAAGGACAAGACGCCCGAGAACCGCGAGGTCCTGCTCGAGTGCGTGCCCAGCGCGACGAAGAAGGGCGTGTGCGACAGCTACCGCACCTTCCTGGTGGAGAAGGAAGTGCCGCTGACGGGCGAGAGCCTGACGGGCGCGGATGCCTCGCTCAGCCAGCTCAACGAGCCGGAGGTGAACGTCAGCTTCGACGCGGCCGGCGCGCGCGAGTTCGAGCAGCTCACCGAGAAGGGCACGGGCCGGCGCATGGCGATCGTGCTGGACGACTACGTGCAGTCGGCGCCGCGCATCAACGAGCGCATCGGCGGTGGCCGGGCCCGCATCACCATGGGCCGCGCGGGTGGCCGTCCCCTGCAGGAGTGGCTGTCGGACGCGCAGACGCTGGCGCTGGCCCTCAAGGCGGGCGCGCTGCCGGCGCCGGTGACCACCGGTGAGATCCGCCAGGTGGGCGCCTCGCTGGGCGACGAGCTCATCCGCAAGGGCAGCCTGGCCGCGGCGCTGGGCGTGCTGTGCGTCATCGCCTTCATGGCCTTCTACTACAAGGGCGCCGGCATCATCGCGGACGTGGCGCTGCTGCTCAACGGCCTGCTCATCCTGGGCGGTCTGGCGCTCTTCAACGCGACGCTCACGCTGCCGGGCCTCGCCGGCTTCGTGCTGACGCTGGGAGTCGCGGTGGACGCCAACGTGCTCATCAACGAGCGCATCCGCGAGGAGCTCGGCCACGGCAAGACGGCTCGCGCCGCGGTGGACCAGGGCTACGACCGCGCCTTCTGGACCATCTTCGACGCGCACGTCACCGCGCTCATCGCCGGCTTCATCCTCTTCTTCACGGGGACGGGTCCGATTCGCGGGTTCGCCACCACGCTCATCATCGGCCTGCTGGCCTCGCTCTTCACGTCCATCCTCGTGACGCGCGTGATGATGACCTACTTCGTCCACGGCCGTAACGCGCAGACGGTGTCCGTCTAA
- the secF gene encoding protein translocase subunit SecF produces MQILKNKTNIDFIGKRKPAIFISTVINLIILVGIAVWGFNLGVDFAGGTVVEVKFDHSINAADVRKRAESGGLHDVSVQSIGSADENSFLLRLGGVTQLTEESSAKAREAIQALGPVKNVVTDLANGIINFRSEQPMSAEQVRKAVEGSGTGVEEVRELGQAQAGGFDYQVVASGMADRIRSALMSGVEQQDKPDFEMRRTEYVGPQVGKQLRNRAVMALLYAMVAILIYVAFRFDFKFGPGALLAMLHDVVMVAGFYLFSRAEFSLTAIAALLTIVGYSVNDTIVIYDRIREDMGKFKGKPLAEVINIAINDTLVRTILTSGTTALSLVGLLIFGVGEIRDFAWAMLVGILVGTYSSVYIASPLTIWLDERAAAREARQKGGGMQPTTPG; encoded by the coding sequence ATGCAGATCCTCAAGAACAAGACGAACATCGACTTCATCGGCAAGCGCAAGCCGGCCATCTTCATCTCCACGGTGATCAACCTGATCATCCTGGTGGGCATCGCCGTGTGGGGCTTCAACCTCGGCGTGGACTTCGCGGGCGGCACGGTGGTGGAGGTGAAGTTCGACCACTCCATCAACGCCGCGGACGTGCGCAAGCGCGCCGAGTCGGGTGGGCTGCACGACGTGTCCGTGCAGAGCATCGGCTCGGCGGACGAGAACTCGTTCCTGCTGCGGCTGGGCGGTGTGACCCAGCTCACCGAGGAGAGCTCGGCCAAGGCCCGGGAGGCCATCCAGGCGCTGGGCCCGGTGAAGAACGTCGTCACGGACCTGGCCAACGGCATCATCAACTTCCGCTCCGAGCAGCCCATGTCCGCCGAGCAGGTCCGCAAGGCGGTGGAGGGCTCCGGCACGGGTGTGGAAGAGGTGCGCGAGCTGGGCCAGGCGCAGGCCGGTGGTTTCGACTACCAGGTCGTCGCCAGTGGCATGGCGGACCGCATCCGCAGCGCGCTGATGTCGGGCGTGGAGCAGCAGGACAAGCCGGACTTCGAGATGCGCCGCACCGAGTACGTCGGCCCGCAGGTCGGCAAGCAGCTGCGCAACCGCGCCGTCATGGCGCTGCTGTACGCCATGGTGGCCATCCTCATCTACGTGGCGTTCCGGTTCGACTTCAAGTTCGGCCCGGGCGCGCTGCTCGCCATGCTCCACGACGTGGTGATGGTGGCCGGCTTCTACCTGTTCAGCCGCGCCGAGTTCAGCCTCACCGCCATCGCCGCGCTGCTCACCATCGTGGGCTACTCGGTCAACGACACCATCGTCATCTACGACCGCATCCGCGAGGACATGGGCAAGTTCAAGGGCAAGCCGCTGGCGGAGGTCATCAACATCGCCATCAACGACACCCTGGTCCGCACCATCCTCACCTCGGGCACCACGGCCCTCTCGCTCGTGGGTCTGCTCATCTTCGGCGTGGGAGAGATCCGCGACTTCGCCTGGGCGATGCTCGTCGGCATCCTCGTGGGTACGTACTCCTCCGTGTACATCGCCAGCCCGCTCACCATCTGGCTCGATGAGCGCGCCGCCGCTCGCGAGGCCCGCCAGAAGGGTGGGGGGATGCAGCCGACCACCCCGGGATGA
- the recJ gene encoding single-stranded-DNA-specific exonuclease RecJ, giving the protein MRWLMPEVPQEQAASLAVELGLHPLSARVLVHRGLRTPEAASAFLSDRLADLPDPFRMKGMAAAVERLFRAIREKESITLYGDYDVDGVCSTSLLALFLRELGARPATYIPHRLDEGYGLNLQAVEKIAADGTRVLVTLDCGVTSVAEISRARDLGLDVVVVDHHTVPPTLPPAVAVLNPHQPGCEYPTKHLCAAGVAFNLCMGLRKKLREDGWFATRKEPNLKALLDLVAMATVADVVPLTGANRILVHHGLQELSAGRRHGVRALKEVAGLDADSPVTAGQVGFRLGPRINAAGRLHDASLGLQLLCSDSLDAARSLAKVLDHANAERQAIESGILTEALAQAAERADQARGFVLYADGWHPGVIGIVASRVVERYHRPTVMVGVKDGVGKGSARSIEGFHLYDALSGCADMLARFGGHKHAAGLTVEAKHLPAFREAFERIARQRLTPEDLIPRCKVDAVVGVRELDEPAVEALQKLGPFGQGNPEPVLVLRHQVARPRVLPHKSGGAGHLKLALVDAPAVDAIGFGMADRLALTEGPVDLAFQASFDTFRGQRRLSLKLKDLRVAA; this is encoded by the coding sequence GTGCGTTGGTTGATGCCGGAGGTGCCCCAGGAGCAGGCCGCGTCACTGGCCGTGGAGCTCGGGCTGCATCCGCTCTCCGCGCGCGTGCTGGTGCACCGCGGGTTGCGCACGCCCGAGGCCGCCTCGGCCTTCCTGTCCGACAGGCTGGCGGATCTGCCCGATCCGTTCCGGATGAAGGGCATGGCCGCCGCCGTGGAGCGGCTCTTCCGCGCCATCCGCGAGAAGGAGAGCATCACCCTCTACGGCGACTATGACGTGGACGGGGTGTGCTCCACGTCGCTGCTGGCCCTGTTCCTCCGGGAGCTGGGCGCCCGGCCGGCCACGTACATCCCCCACCGGTTGGACGAGGGCTACGGCCTCAACCTCCAGGCGGTGGAGAAGATCGCCGCGGATGGCACCCGGGTGCTGGTGACGCTCGACTGCGGCGTCACGTCCGTGGCGGAGATCTCGAGGGCCAGGGACCTGGGCCTGGACGTGGTGGTGGTGGATCACCACACGGTGCCGCCCACGCTGCCCCCGGCCGTGGCGGTGCTCAACCCGCACCAGCCCGGTTGCGAGTACCCCACCAAGCACCTGTGCGCCGCCGGCGTGGCCTTCAACCTCTGCATGGGGTTGCGCAAGAAGCTGCGCGAGGACGGCTGGTTCGCCACCCGCAAGGAGCCCAACCTCAAGGCGCTGTTGGACCTGGTGGCCATGGCCACGGTGGCGGACGTGGTACCCCTCACGGGCGCCAACCGCATCCTCGTTCACCACGGCCTCCAGGAGCTGTCGGCGGGCCGCCGCCACGGCGTGCGCGCTCTCAAGGAGGTCGCCGGCCTCGACGCGGACAGCCCCGTCACCGCCGGGCAGGTGGGCTTCCGGCTCGGGCCCCGCATCAACGCCGCGGGCCGGCTGCATGACGCGTCCCTGGGGTTGCAGCTGCTGTGCTCGGACTCGCTCGACGCGGCGCGCTCGCTGGCGAAGGTGCTGGACCACGCCAACGCCGAGCGGCAGGCCATCGAGAGCGGAATCCTCACCGAGGCGCTCGCCCAGGCGGCGGAGCGGGCCGATCAGGCGAGGGGCTTCGTCCTCTACGCGGACGGCTGGCACCCGGGCGTCATCGGCATCGTCGCCTCGCGCGTGGTGGAGCGCTATCACCGGCCCACGGTCATGGTGGGCGTGAAGGACGGGGTGGGGAAGGGCTCGGCGCGCAGCATCGAGGGCTTCCACCTGTACGACGCGCTCAGCGGGTGCGCGGACATGCTGGCCCGCTTTGGTGGGCACAAGCACGCCGCCGGCCTCACCGTGGAGGCGAAGCACCTGCCCGCCTTCCGCGAGGCCTTCGAGCGCATCGCCAGACAGCGGCTGACGCCGGAGGACCTGATTCCGCGCTGCAAGGTGGACGCGGTGGTGGGCGTGCGCGAGCTGGACGAGCCGGCGGTGGAGGCCTTGCAGAAGCTCGGGCCCTTCGGACAGGGCAACCCCGAGCCGGTGCTGGTGCTGCGCCACCAGGTGGCCCGCCCGCGCGTGCTACCGCACAAGTCCGGGGGTGCTGGCCACCTCAAGCTGGCGCTGGTGGATGCACCGGCCGTGGACGCCATTGGCTTCGGCATGGCGGACCGGCTGGCACTCACCGAGGGGCCGGTGGATCTGGCCTTCCAGGCCAGCTTCGACACCTTCCGCGGCCAGCGCCGGCTGTCGCTCAAGCTGAAGGATCTGCGCGTCGCCGCCTGA
- a CDS encoding YHS domain-containing protein produces MKDVQKRHLDPVCGKHLEAPEGRPSTEYKKRKYFFCSERCRTAFERQAERFRMNDLARAGALLTPGRVRWGIA; encoded by the coding sequence ATGAAGGACGTTCAGAAGCGGCACCTGGATCCTGTCTGCGGCAAGCACCTGGAGGCGCCCGAGGGTCGTCCGTCCACGGAGTACAAGAAGCGCAAGTATTTCTTCTGCTCGGAGCGGTGCCGCACGGCCTTCGAGCGGCAGGCGGAGCGCTTCCGCATGAACGACCTGGCGCGGGCGGGTGCGCTCCTGACGCCGGGACGGGTTCGCTGGGGCATCGCCTGA
- the aspS gene encoding aspartate--tRNA ligase translates to MAVPFITEVKRTHTCGQLTKANIGEEVVLFGWVQNRRDHGGAVFIDLRDREGLTQVVFEPDIAKEAHELAGQLRLEYCIGIKGKVASRGAQVNPKLKTGEIEIKASDLTIFNRSEPTPFLVEDNVDTAEEKRLAYRFLDLRRRPLQQTLMTRSKMNAITRSYMVDNRFLELETPFMGKYTPGGARNFLVPSRLNPGKFYALAESPQLYKQLFMVAGFDRYFQIVKCFRDEDLRLDRQPEFTQIDVEMSFVTQDDIFTIIEGLLKRLWGEVLGIDIPTPFMRMNFDESMEKYGNDKPDLRFGLEHIVLTDLIRQHGAAGGVPMIWEAVEQGGIVKAMVLPADKPMSRAESDKLEEFAKQNGAKGLARAKVGEGGEWTQSPLSKTISPALRQAINQACNAKTGDLLVFQFGRESLVHTVMANLRVHVAKKLGLIPEYGSGGVWKFLWVVNPPLFEYDEETKTWAAAHHAFTRPHDEDVQYLLTDPGRVKCHRYDVVLNGFEIGGGSIRLHDPKVQAEVFKALGISDEEAKTKFGFLLDALKFGAPPHGGIALGMDRLVMLLTGAESLRDVIPFPKTKTGTDLMTGAPGDVDDRQLREVHVRPVPLPQK, encoded by the coding sequence ATGGCGGTCCCGTTCATCACCGAGGTCAAGCGTACTCATACTTGCGGGCAGCTCACCAAGGCGAACATCGGTGAGGAAGTCGTCCTCTTCGGCTGGGTGCAGAACCGGCGAGACCACGGCGGCGCGGTCTTCATCGATCTGCGAGACCGCGAGGGTCTCACGCAGGTGGTCTTCGAGCCGGACATCGCGAAGGAAGCCCACGAGCTGGCCGGCCAGCTGCGGCTCGAGTACTGCATCGGCATCAAGGGCAAGGTCGCCTCGCGCGGCGCCCAGGTGAACCCCAAGCTCAAGACGGGTGAAATCGAGATCAAGGCGTCGGATCTCACCATCTTCAACCGCTCCGAGCCCACGCCGTTCCTCGTGGAGGACAACGTGGACACGGCGGAGGAGAAGCGCCTGGCGTACCGCTTCCTGGACCTGCGCCGCCGGCCGCTGCAGCAGACGCTGATGACGCGCTCGAAGATGAACGCGATCACCCGCTCGTACATGGTGGACAACCGCTTCCTGGAGCTCGAGACGCCCTTCATGGGCAAGTACACGCCGGGCGGCGCGCGCAACTTCCTCGTCCCCAGCCGGCTCAACCCGGGCAAGTTCTACGCCCTGGCCGAGAGCCCCCAGCTCTACAAGCAGCTCTTCATGGTGGCGGGCTTCGACCGCTACTTCCAGATCGTCAAGTGCTTCCGCGACGAGGACCTGCGTCTGGACCGGCAGCCCGAGTTCACGCAGATCGACGTGGAGATGAGCTTCGTCACCCAGGACGACATCTTCACCATCATCGAGGGCCTGCTCAAGCGGCTGTGGGGCGAGGTGCTGGGCATCGACATCCCCACGCCGTTCATGCGGATGAACTTCGACGAGTCCATGGAGAAGTACGGCAACGACAAGCCGGACCTGCGCTTCGGGCTGGAGCACATCGTGCTCACGGACCTCATCCGCCAGCACGGCGCCGCGGGCGGCGTGCCGATGATCTGGGAGGCGGTGGAGCAGGGCGGCATCGTCAAGGCGATGGTGCTCCCCGCGGACAAGCCGATGAGCCGCGCGGAGAGCGACAAGCTGGAGGAGTTCGCCAAGCAGAACGGCGCCAAGGGACTGGCGCGCGCCAAGGTGGGCGAGGGCGGTGAGTGGACGCAGTCGCCCCTGTCCAAGACGATCTCCCCGGCGCTGCGCCAGGCCATCAACCAGGCGTGCAACGCGAAGACGGGCGACCTCCTCGTGTTCCAGTTCGGCCGCGAGTCGCTGGTGCACACGGTGATGGCCAACCTGCGCGTGCACGTGGCCAAGAAGCTCGGGCTCATCCCCGAGTACGGCAGTGGCGGCGTGTGGAAGTTCCTCTGGGTCGTCAACCCGCCCCTCTTCGAGTACGACGAGGAGACCAAGACGTGGGCGGCCGCGCACCACGCCTTCACCCGGCCGCACGACGAGGACGTGCAGTACCTGCTCACGGATCCGGGCCGCGTGAAGTGCCACCGCTACGACGTGGTGCTCAACGGCTTCGAGATCGGCGGCGGCTCCATCCGCCTGCACGACCCGAAGGTCCAGGCCGAGGTGTTCAAGGCCCTGGGCATCTCGGACGAGGAGGCGAAGACGAAGTTCGGCTTCCTGCTGGACGCGCTCAAGTTCGGCGCCCCGCCGCACGGTGGCATCGCGCTGGGCATGGACCGGCTGGTGATGCTGCTGACCGGCGCCGAGTCCCTGCGTGACGTCATCCCGTTCCCCAAGACGAAGACGGGCACGGACCTGATGACGGGCGCGCCGGGTGACGTGGACGACAGGCAGCTGCGCGAAGTCCACGTGCGCCCCGTGCCGCTGCCGCAGAAGTAG
- a CDS encoding diacylglycerol/lipid kinase family protein: MKTFLVVNPRSAGGQTGKRWAEISGQVTRAIGDFGFGFTESAMDATRLTRQALLDGYECVAAVGGDGTVNEVVNGFFADGKAINPQAALGLIPRGTGGDFRRAFGWDLELDSALARLRTDKTEPFDVGLAEYVNHQGQKESRYFANIASFGVSAEVAHEVNIGSKALGGNLSFVWGTVKTMAKYKDRRVRLRVDGGEPEELGITVVAVSNGRYFGSGMCVAPKAVTHDGLFELTIWRDYGVHDFVIKSKGVYNGEHITWNKTRYLQCRTLEAESDQDVLLEMDGEVPGKLPCRISILPSAIRLKV; this comes from the coding sequence ATGAAGACGTTCCTCGTGGTGAACCCGCGCAGTGCCGGAGGTCAGACGGGCAAGCGATGGGCCGAGATCTCTGGCCAGGTGACCCGGGCGATCGGCGACTTCGGCTTCGGGTTCACCGAGAGCGCCATGGATGCGACGCGGCTGACGCGCCAGGCGCTCTTGGATGGCTATGAGTGCGTCGCCGCGGTGGGCGGGGACGGCACCGTCAACGAGGTCGTCAACGGCTTCTTCGCCGACGGCAAGGCCATCAACCCCCAGGCCGCCCTGGGGCTCATCCCCCGGGGCACCGGCGGTGACTTCCGGCGCGCCTTCGGGTGGGACCTGGAGCTGGACTCGGCCCTGGCGCGGCTGCGCACCGACAAGACCGAGCCCTTCGACGTGGGGCTCGCCGAGTACGTCAACCACCAGGGGCAGAAGGAGTCGCGCTACTTCGCCAACATTGCCTCCTTCGGCGTGAGCGCGGAGGTGGCCCACGAGGTCAACATCGGCAGCAAGGCGCTCGGCGGCAACCTGAGCTTCGTCTGGGGCACGGTCAAGACGATGGCGAAGTACAAGGACCGCCGCGTGCGTCTGCGCGTGGACGGCGGCGAGCCCGAGGAGCTGGGCATCACCGTCGTCGCCGTGTCCAACGGGCGCTACTTCGGCAGTGGCATGTGCGTGGCGCCCAAGGCCGTCACCCATGATGGGCTCTTCGAGCTCACCATCTGGCGCGACTACGGCGTGCACGACTTCGTCATCAAGTCCAAGGGCGTCTACAACGGTGAGCACATCACCTGGAACAAGACGCGCTACCTCCAGTGCCGCACCCTCGAGGCCGAGAGCGATCAGGACGTCCTCCTGGAGATGGATGGCGAGGTGCCCGGCAAGCTGCCCTGCCGCATCTCCATCCTTCCCAGCGCCATCCGCTTGAAGGTGTAG